In one Nomascus leucogenys isolate Asia chromosome 13, Asia_NLE_v1, whole genome shotgun sequence genomic region, the following are encoded:
- the HSPA12B gene encoding heat shock 70 kDa protein 12B, translated as MLAVPEMGLQGLYIGSSPERSPVPSPPGSPRTQESCGIAPLTPSQSPKPEARAPQQASFSVVVAIDFGTTSSGYAFSFASDPEAIHMMRKWEGGDPGVAHQKTPTCLLLTPEGAFHSFGYTARDYYHDLDPEEARDWLYFEKFKMKIHSATDLTLKTQLEAVNGKTMPALEVFAHALRFFREHALQELREQSPSLPEKDTVRWVLTVPAIWKQPAKQFMREAAYLAGLVSRENAEQLLIALEPEAASVYCRKLRLHQLLDLSGRAPGGRRLGERRSIDSSFRQAREQLRRSRHSRTFLVESGVGELWAEMQAGDRYVVADCGGGTVDLTVHQLEQPHGTLKELYKASGGPYGAVGVDLAFEQLLCRIFGEDFIATFKRQRPAAWVDLTIAFEARKRTAGPHRAGALNISLPFSFIDFYRKQRGHNVETALRRSSVNFVKWSSQGMLRMSCEAMNELFQPTVSGIIQHIEALLARPEVQGVKLLFLVGGFAESAVLQHAVQVALGARGLRVVVPHDVGLTILKGAVLFGQAPGVVRVRRSPLTYGVGVLNRFVPGRHPPEKLLVRDGRRWCTDVFERFVAAEQSVALGEEVRRSYCPARPGQRRVLINLYCCAAEDARFITDPGVRKCGALSLELEPADCGQNTAGAPPGRREIRAAMQFGDTEIKVTAVDVSTNRSVRASIDFLSN; from the exons ATGTTGGCTGTCCCGGAGATGGGCCTGCAGGGGCTGTACATCG GCTCCAGCCCGGAGCGGTCCCCAGTGCCTAGCCCACCCGGCTCCCCAAGGACCCAGGAAAGCTGCGGCATTGCCCCCCTCACACCCTCACAGTCTCCA AAGCCCGAGGCCCGAGCCCCCCAGCAGGCCTCCTTCTCTGTGGTGGTGGCCATTGACTTTGGCACCACGTCTAGTGGCTATGCTTTCAGCTTTGCCAGTGACCCTGAGGCCATCCACATGATGAG GAAATGGGAGGGCGGAGACCCGGGCGTGGCCCACCAGAAGACCCCGACCTGCCTGCTGCTGACCCCAGAGGGCGCCTTCCACAGCTTTGGCTACACCGCCCGCGATTACTACCATGACCTGGACCCCGAAGAGGCGCGGGACTGGCTCTACTTCGAGAAGTTCAAGATGAAGATCCACAGTGCCACG GATCTCACCTTGAAGACCCAGCTAGAGGCAGTAAATGGAAAGACGATGCCCGCCCTGGAGGTGTTCGCCCATGCCCTGCGCTTCTTCAGGGAGCACGCCCTTCAG GAGCTGAGGGAGCAGAGCCCATCGCTGCCAGAGAAGGACACTGTGCGCTGGGTGTTGACGGTGCCTGCCATCTGGAAACAGCCAGCCAAACAGTTCATGCGGGAGGCTGCCTACCTG GCTGGACTAGTGTCCCGAGAGAATGCAGAGCAGCTACTCATCGCCCTGGAGCCCGAGGCCGCCTCGGTATACTGCCGCAAGCTGCGCCTGCACCAGCTCCTGGACCTGAGTGGCCGGGCCCCAGGTGGTAGGCGCCTGGGTGAGCGCCGCTCCATTGACTCCAGCTTCCGTCAGG CTCGGGAGCAGCTGCGAAGGTCCCGCCACAGCCGCACGTTCCTGGTGGAGTCGGGCGTAGGAGAGCTGTGGGCAGAGATGCAAGCAG GAGACCGCTACGTGGTGGCCGACTGCGGCGGAGGCACCGTGGACCTGACGGTGCACCAGCTGGAGCAGCCCCATGGCACCCTCAAGGAGCTCTACAAGGCATCTG GGGGCCCTTATGGCGCTGTGGGCGTGGACCTGGCCTTCGAGCAGCTGCTGTGCCGCATCTTCGGCGAGGACTTCATCGCCACCTTCAAAAGGCAACGGCCGGCAGCCTGGGTAGATCTGACCATCGCCTTCGAGGCTCGCAAGCGCACTGCTGGCCCGCACCGTGCAGGGGCGCTCAACATCTCGCTGCCCTTCTCCTTCATTGACTTCTACCGCAAGCAGCGGGGCCACAACGTGGAGACCGCTCTGCGCAGGAGCAG CGTGAACTTCGTGAAGTGGTCCTCACAGGGGATGCTCCGAATGTCTTGTGAAGCCATGAACGAGCTCTTTCAGCCCACCGTCAGCGGGATCATCCAGCACATAG AGGCGCTGCTGGCACGGCCGGAGGTGCAGGGTGTGAAGCTGCTGTTCCTAGTGGGTGGCTTTGCCGAGTCAGCGGTGCTGCAGCACGCGGTGCAGGTGGCGCTGGGCGCCCGCGGTCTGCGTGTCGTGGTCCCGCACGACGTGGGCCTCACCATCCTCAAAGGCGCGGTGCTGTTCGGCCAGGCGCCGGGCGTGGTGCGGGTCCGCCGCTCGCCGCTCACCTACGGCGTGGGCGTGCTCAACCGCTTTGTGCCTGGGCGCCACCCGCCCGAAAAGCTGCTGGTTCGCGACGGCCGCCGCTGGTGCACCGACGTCTTCGAGCGCTTCGTGGCCGCCGAGCAGTCGGTGGCCCTGGGCGAGGAGGTGCGGCGCAGCTACTGCCCGGCGCGTCCCGGCCAGCGGCGCGTACTCATCAACCTGTACTGCTGCGCGGCCGAGGATGCGCGCTTCATCACCGACCCCGGCGTGCGCAAATGCGGCGCGCTCAGCCTCGAGCTTGAGCCCGCCGACTGCGGCCAGAACACCGCCGGCGCGCCTCCTGGCCGCCGCGAGATCCGCGCCGCCATGCAATTTGGCGACACCGAAATTAAGGTCACCGCCGTCGACGTCAGCACCAATCGCTCCGTGCGCGCGTCCATCGACTTTCTTTCCAACTGA
- the C13H20orf27 gene encoding UPF0687 protein C20orf27 homolog has protein sequence MAAANKGNKPRVRSIRFAAGHDAEGSHSHVHFDEKLHDSVVMVTQESDSSFLVKVGFLKILHRYEITFTLPPVHRLSKDVREAPVPSLHLKLLSVVPVPEGYSVKCEYSAHKEGVLKEEILLACEGGTGTCVRVTVQARVMDRHHGTPMLLDGVKCVGAELEYDSEHSDWHGFD, from the exons ATGGCTGCAGCCAACAAGG GCAACAAGCCCAGAGTCCGGAGTATCCGCTTTGCGGCAGGCCACGATGCAGAAGGATCCCACAGCCACGTCCACTTTGATGAGAAGCTGCATGACTCGGTGGTCATGGTCACCCAGGAGAGTGACAGCAGCTTTCTGGTCAAG GTTGGCTTCCTGAAGATCCTGCACAGGTATGAGATTACCTTCACTCTGCCCCCAGTGCACAGGCTGAGCAAGGATGTCCGTGAGGCACCTGTCCCCAGCCTGCACCTCAAGCTGCTCAGCGTGGTGCCCGTCCCTGAAG GTTATAGTGTCAAGTGCGAGTACTCGGCACACAAAGAGGGCGTCCTCAAAGAGGAGATACTGCTAGCCTGCGAAGGTGGCACTGGCACCTGTGTGCGCGTGACGGTGCAGGCCCGCGTCATGG ACCGGCACCACGGCACGCCCATGCTGCTGGATGGTGTCAAGTGCGTGGGCGCTGAGCTGGAATACGACTCAGAGCACAGCGACTGGCATGGCTTTGACTGA